The Zygotorulaspora mrakii chromosome 3, complete sequence genome includes a region encoding these proteins:
- the ECM15 gene encoding Ecm15p (similar to Saccharomyces cerevisiae ECM15 (YBL001C); ancestral locus Anc_3.206), producing the protein MPKIYCLADVCMVPIGTGSASVSDFVTLVEKKIRESSLKSTLHSAGTTIEGPWDDVFKLLGEIHENAHENGYVRIQSSMRVGTRTDKHQTAQDKVDTVLKKLGNTD; encoded by the coding sequence ATGCCAAAAATATATTGTTTAGCCGATGTTTGCATGGTACCCATTGGGACTGGCTCAGCTAGCGTTTCTGATTTTGTTACTCTAGTCGAAAAAAAGATCCGTGAGAGCTCTCTAAAGAGTACTCTTCACAGTGCAGGTACAACAATTGAAGGGCCATGGGAtgatgttttcaaattattagGTGAGATTCATGAGAATGCTCACGAAAATGGATACGTAAGGATTCAAAGTTCGATGAGAGTAGGAACCAGAACAGACAAGCATCAAACAGCTCAAGATAAGGTTGACACcgttttgaaaaaactggGTAATACTGATTAA
- a CDS encoding alpha,alpha-trehalase (similar to Saccharomyces cerevisiae NTH2 (YBR001C) and NTH1 (YDR001C); ancestral locus Anc_3.205), with protein sequence MSATRTRRSSSRGFMDPFSDAEVYYGPINDPKKQSSQRAFNRSRAFSVFENTSTDKKSFDETYSLQRRGSEDDSYSSSKGNRRFFIENVDSTLEELLRTEDTDRNFQITVEDNGPKVMKVGTSNSGGYNTINVRGTYMLSNLLQELTIAKSLGRHQIILDEARINENPVARLSRLISKQFWDYLTRRIDCNNIAKIASDTKINTPEAKVPRIYIPYNCPEQFEFYSKASKMHPSLKLDVQYLPSNITPEYVKSINDRPGLLALAMRECIDPETGEKSLTSYPYAVPGGRFNELYGWDSYMMALGLLKNGKIDVAKGMVEHFIFEIEHYGKILNANRSYYLCRSQPPFLTDMALQIFKRIGGENDPNAVAFLKRSFQAAIKEYKTVWVAYPRLDCDTGLSCYHPDGLGIPPETESGHFDAVLKPYLNKYDLPRDEFIKKYNDGKIIEPSLDEFFLHDRGVRESGHDTTYRFEGVCAYLATIDLNSLLYKYERDIADVIQEFYADSYEDPNDGTVTDSAHWRKLAERRKETVTKYMWDEESGFFFDYNVHVKKRTFYQSATTFWSLWSGLATDEQAKTMVEKALPNLEVLGGLVSCTESSRGEISLLRPSRQWDYPFGWAPHQILAWQGLSNYGFKGVATRLAYRWLFIMTKAFVDYNGIVVEKYDITKGTDPHRVVAEYGNQGADFKGVAREGFGWVNSSYILGLEYMNNHAKRALGACIPPVPFFNSLKPSEKKLYAL encoded by the coding sequence ATGTCAGCAACAAGAACCAGGAGATCCTCATCAAGGGGATTCATGGACCCTTTCTCTGACGCGGAAGTTTATTATGGGCCGATCAATGATCCTAAGAAACAAAGCTCTCAGCGTGCTTTTAATCGTTCTAGAGCATTTAGcgtttttgaaaatacaTCCACCGACAAGAAATCCTTCGACGAGACCTATTCATTGCAAAGACGTGGATCGGAAGATGACTCTTATTCGAGTAGTAAGGGAAATCGTCGCTTCTTTATCGAAAACGTTGATAGCACATTAGAAGAGTTGTTGAGAACAGAAGACACTGATAGGAACTTTCAGATTACTGTTGAAGATAACGGTCCAAAGGTTATGAAAGTTGGAACTAGTAATTCAGGTGGTTATAATACTATTAACGTCAGAGGAACTTATATGCTCTCTAACCTTTTGCAAGAACTAACTATTGCTAAAAGTTTGGGCAGACACCAAATCATCTTAGATGAAGCAAGGATTAATGAGAACCCGGTAGCTAGGCTGTCAAgattaatttcaaaacagttTTGGGATTATTTAACAAGGAGAATCGATTGTAACAACATTGCCAAAATTGCAAGTGATACAAAAATTAACACTCCTGAGGCCAAAGTGCCCAGGATTTACATTCCCTACAACTGCCCAGAACAGTTTGAATTCTATAGTAAAGCCTCCAAAATGCATCCATCTTTAAAATTAGATGTCCAGTATTTACCAAGCAATATTACTCCGGAATATGTTAAATCGATCAACGATCGTCCAGGTTTATTAGCGTTAGCAATGAGGGAATGTATAGATCCCGAAACTGGCGAAAAATCCCTAACGAGTTACCCATATGCTGTTCCAGGTGGTAGATTCAATGAATTATATGGTTGGGATTCTTATATGATGGCGCTTGgactattgaaaaatggcaaaatcGATGTCGCCAAAGGTATGGTTGAGCATTTTATCTTCGAAATTGAACATTATggtaaaattttgaatgcaAATAGAAGTTACTATTTGTGTAGATCACAACCACCATTTTTGACTGATATGGCattacaaattttcaaaagaatagGAGGTGAAAATGATCCGAATGCTGTtgctttcttgaaaagatccTTTCAGGCTGCTATCAAAGAATATAAGACTGTGTGGGTCGCATACCCTAGACTCGACTGTGATACAGGTCTATCCTGTTATCATCCAGATGGATTAGGTATTCCGCCAGAAACTGAATCTGGTCATTTTGATGCGGTTCTCAAGCCTTATTTGAATAAATATGATCTACCTCGTGatgaatttatcaaaaagtataatgatggaaaaattATTGAACCCTCGTtagatgaatttttcttaCACGATCGTGGTGTTCGAGAATCAGGCCATGATACAACCTATAGATTTGAAGGTGTTTGTGCATATTTAGCAACtattgatttgaattctttgctttataaatatgaaAGGGACATCGCCGACGTTATACAAGAATTTTATGCCGATTCATACGAAGATCCTAACGATGGTACAGTTACAGATTCTGCACACTGGAGAAAACTAGCGGAGAGGAGAAAGGAAACAGTCACAAAATACATGTGGGATGAGGAATCTGGATTCTTCTTCGATTACAACGTTCATGTAAAAAAGAGGACATTTTATCAATCTGCAACAACATTCTGGTCTCTATGGTCAGGCTTGGCAACCGATGAACAAGCAAAAACTATGGTGGAAAAGGCTCTACCTAATTTAGAAGTTTTAGGGGGCTTGGTGTCATGTACCGAAAGTTCAAGAGGAGAAATTTCACTTCTTAGACCCTCTAGACAATGGGATTATCCATTTGGATGGGCTCCCCACCAGATTCTAGCATGGCAAGGTCTCTCTAACTATGGTTTCAAGGGCGTAGCTACCCGATTAGCTTATAGATGGTTGTTTATTATGACCAAAGCCTTTGTGGACTATAATGGTATAGTGGTAGAGAAATATGATATAACTAAAGGTACTGATCCACATCGTGTTGTTGCAGAGTATGGTAATCAGGGAGCAGATTTCAAAGGTGTCGCACGAGAAGGCTTTGGATGGGTTAATTCCAGTTATATTCTGGGATTGGAGTATATGAACAATCACGCAAAAAGGGCATTGGGGGCCTGCATTCCTCCTGTGCCATTCTTTAATAGTTTAAAACCCTCAGAGAAAAAACTTTATGCCCTTTGA
- the YRB1 gene encoding Ran GTPase-binding protein YRB1 (similar to Saccharomyces cerevisiae YRB1 (YDR002W); ancestral locus Anc_3.204): protein MTEETTTKPVEAKTEESAPKPPTSSVFSMFGGKKAEKAHAPETAEETKEEESKEPFTKKDEDESPESPDVHFEPIVHLEKVDVKTFEEDEEVLFKVRAKLFRFDAEAKEWKERGTGDCKFLQNKSTKKVRLLMRRDKTLKVCANHLIAPEYVLKPNVGSDRSWVYACTGDVSEGEAEPFTFAIRFGSKENADKFKAEFEKAQELNKK, encoded by the coding sequence ATGACCGAAGAGACTACCACTAAACCAGTTGAAGCAAAGACGGAGGAATCTGCTCCAAAGCCACCAACCTCATCAGTTTTTTCTATGTTTGGCGGtaaaaaagctgaaaaggCGCATGCACCAGAAACTGCAGAGGAGACTAAGGAGGAAGAAAGCAAAGAGCCTTTTACTAAGAAGGATGAGGACGAATCACCAGAATCACCAGATGTTCATTTTGAACCAATTGTTCATTTAGAAAAGGTTGATGttaaaacttttgaagaagatgaagaggtgTTATTCAAAGTCAGAGCAAAGTTATTCAGATTCGATGCTGAAGCTAAAGAATGGAAGGAAAGGGGCACTGGTGACTGTaaattccttcaaaacaaaTCAACGAAGAAAGTTAGATTACTTATGAGAAGAGACAAGACTTTAAAGGTCTGTGCTAATCACTTGATCGCTCCCGAATATGTTTTAAAGCCAAATGTTGGTTCAGACAGATCATGGGTTTATGCATGTACTGGTGACGTGTCAGAAGGTGAAGCTGAACCTTTCACATTCGCGATTAGATTCGGCAGTAAAGAAAATGCTGATAAATTCAAGGCAGAATTCGAAAAAGCTCAAGAattaaacaaaaaataa
- the RER2 gene encoding ditrans,polycis-polyprenyl diphosphate synthase (similar to Saccharomyces cerevisiae RER2 (YBR002C); ancestral locus Anc_3.203), whose product MDGTNKMPRCSSISEWIKNTLSRTLKVSNCIPKHVGFVMDGNRRYARKNEMEIKEGHEAGFESMSRVLELCYESGVTTATVFAFSIENFNRSAREVDLLMKLAREKIRQIAEHGEMAQRYGIRIRVIGDLSLLPKNVLKSIEETTELTKANSRGTLNICFPYTGREEIFHSIKKSIEIATDSQTITESMIEQHLYTGELPQLDLLIRTSGVTRLSDFMLWQVSNKGVVIELFDCLWPEFGPMNMAWSLLKFAFRKYFSVKDNKLEEDYDEEDEEQEDSVDNREAYSVKKNM is encoded by the coding sequence ATGGATGGGACTAACAAGATGCCAAGATGTTCCTCAATATCAGAATGGATTAAAAATACACTCTCGCGAACACTGaaagtttcaaattgtATCCCAAAGCATGTCGGGTTTGTGATGGATGGAAATAGACGATATGCCAGAAAGAATGAGATGGAAATAAAAGAAGGCCACGAAGCCGGATTTGAGAGTATGAGTCGCGTTCTAGAGCTCTGCTATGAATCCGGTGTTACTACTGCAACTGTATTTGCTTTTtctattgaaaatttcaacagaagTGCAAGAGAAGTCGATctattgatgaaactaGCGCGTGAGAAGATTAGACAGATTGCAGAACACGGAGAAATGGCACAGCGCTATGGTATACGAATTAGAGTTATTGGAGATCTAAGTCTCTTACCAAAGAACGTTCTGAAAAGTATAGAGGAAACCACAGAATTAACTAAAGCAAACAGCAGAGGTACACTTAACATCTGTTTTCCATACACAGGGCGtgaagaaatatttcattcGATAAAGAAGTCGATAGAAATAGCCACCGATAGCCAGACGATCACAGAATCAATGATTGAACAACATCTATACACTGGAGAACTACCGCAGCTGGATTTACTGATAAGAACAAGTGGTGTAACGAGATTGAGCGATTTCATGCTATGGCAAGTAAGCAATAAAGGTGTGGTGATAGAACTCTTTGATTGCCTATGGCCTGAATTTGGACCAATGAATATGGCGTGGAGTTTACTGAAATTCGCCTTTCGAAAGTATTTTTCTGTAAAAGACAATAAGTTGGAGGAGGACtacgatgaagaagacgagGAACAAGAGGACTCTGTAGATAATCGTGAAGCATATTcagtgaaaaagaatatgtAA